A region of the Pelecanus crispus isolate bPelCri1 chromosome 1, bPelCri1.pri, whole genome shotgun sequence genome:
TGAAGCAGCCTATACGAAATCTTCATGCTGAAACCATTAGCTCATTATTTCAGAGGAAGATGGACTTTAAGCAGCTCTGTCACAAAACTCATTGTTTTCATTGAAGTTAAGAATAAATTCTAGATTCAGAtgatctgaattatttttttgaagtgaaagCCCACTTACAAATTAATCACAAATCAAGCTGTGCTTGGTCTTACTGGAAATATTTGTGTACAAGATAGTGGTAAGAGATCAGTCCATAATGATGTGATTAATTACTTTCTAGTATCAAGAAGTGATAGCTCTTCAGGAAGACAGCCAAAATTTTGATGAAACAGGTGTAGCAGAATGGCTTGCCTTCTCTGCCAGGCAAtgtttaaatgctgttttgactGTTTTCAGGTGGTTCCTATGCAGTAAATTCAGTAAGTCAAGGAATTTTTCCCACAGGTTTGATCAGTCTTTTGCCTTTAGGTAATTTTTGTGAACTGGGTAACATTTTGGTAAAGTGTGCTGTCTATACCCAAGGAAAGATAGACTTTCTACTTATCAACAATAGCAAAAGTTTTTAGATCTAGCTAAGGTAGGGTGGGCTTAACCATTCTCTTACATTGCTGATAGAGGCACGCAATGCATTTGGTATTTTGTAGGGGGTTGGCAAGCTGGAATACCTGGTTGCCTCTGGTAAAAAGGTACCGAGTTCTGTGATCTCACAGTAACAATTTAAATTGCCCCAACACATGTCCATAATAGTTTAAGCCCAGGCCTCAGTGTGAACTAAGTTATACTATCCAAGAAGTAAATGTCATTAAGTACTATACTACTATGCCATAATAATCGAGCAAATAGAAAACTACCCCTGCCTACATTATCTCAAGTTTGTTGTGTCTGTGTTGTGGTCAGTGACCCAGAAATATGTCAAGTGCTGCTGACTTCAGCATTAAAGTTGGTATCCAGAGCATTTAAGTGGTTGAAATAGAGTCCAGTCAGCAAGAATGCTTTAATCCTCAATGATTGTCAAAGCCAGAAAGGTGCTTGAGAAGGAGAAGCCTCCATGTCTACATGGAGGAACAACACAAATACTATTTCACATCAGTGTCTAGGCAAATGATGGTTAAACTGATTTAACAGCTTGCTCTTCACCTGTGGAGCTGTTACTTCTACTTTCAGTTTTCTCTATTcctttttcagctctttcctTGCGTCAACTGTCACACTTCTCTGAACACATGGCAAGCCACTTTAACCACTAATCTCTCAGAAGAATAATTTGAGTTTTCTCAAATTCTCTGGGATTAGTGTTGAAATGGCTTGCTCTGAAATGGTATGAGACAAAGCAGAGAGTAAGTTGTATTAGTTAACTGCTGTAACATTTAGCAGCAAAAATGTTCAGTTCTTTTGTACTTCAGGTTGAGACTTTTACTGAATTTTTATGAATTACTTGGTTCACGAAGACACTAGTTTCAAACCTGTATGTGAAATTTGCAAAGACTTTCAAGAATTTAGATTTCCAGCCTGGTAAAGGCAGAGGTGAATGTCTGGTATCTTTAGAAAACCTGtatgactaattttttttgtgggtaGAGCTGCTTACAGAACTCCCTTTTCATAGTTTCCCCCATATAAGCTTGATCTTTCTTTCGACTTCAGTGTTCTTGGGTtctgaatgaaagaaaacagtcaagCTCTCTTGTCTAGCTCTTAAAATGTCAAGCAGAATTGTAGAGCTGTCCTAAATTTAAGCGAAGTTGGTGTTTTGTTATAGGCAATTCTGTCACTTCCCTTCATGCAGGCACTGACCTCTCTAGACAAGCTTAATCTCAAAAGGTTTGTCTGATTTGTATTTGACACAGACTAGAGACTTTGGAAGATCAACCAAATATTTTGTCAGTAACTGGGTTTGAGTTTTCTGAGGGGGGAggctggtggggaaaaaaaagtgtcttccttcagaaaatgaaagtcGATTGGTCCCCTGTTTTCATTGTAATGTTATGGTGGGATTTCTGCCTAGTCCTAACTATATCTACCTCTGTGTAAAATCTTTGTGCTGGCAAATTTTCTTAGAACTAAAAGTTAAGTCCAGTTGCCTTTCTGAGTCTCTGAAGTGCATAGAAATTACAGGCTGTAAATTTCAATTAGCTCTATTTTACAAACTAAACACATTACCTGTGTAGGAGCCCTGCTGCAGAGTCTAGCAGTCTATTTTTATGTTTCCTTGTATCAGTCAGAAATGTTATTTGACTGAAGATCATAGAGATGTATGAATAGCTGTAGAGCCTAACACTTTCATGTAACTGCTGTTGGCTAGAAAGACCAGGGATGGcagcagtaagaaaagaaagttgTACTGTAATATGCATAACTGGAGAACATCAATATTTCCTGTCAGTGGACCGTGTCAGAAGCTAGCTTTGTAAAACGCTTCCATTTCCCACATTCAAACgcttcttttcctgaaggactCCTCATCCTTGCACTGAAAGTAGCTTAGTCCCAAGAGTACACACAGAGCTTGCTGTTCAGCCTGACATTTATTGCCTGTGGTGTTAAGAGCTAGATGCTGTAGCATCTGATTTTATTATGCAGTTCTCTGATACTAAGGTgaatacattaatattttgttgAATATTTAATTGGTTCAGTGATAGGAGATACCCTGAATGCTTTAACAAAGTAATTAAGTTGCATTTTCCATTGTGCACATTGTGTACAGTTGTGGTGTTGATTAGATGGGTATTACGCCCTCAAATATGATTTTAGTTAACGAATATGCAAATAGTTGATCTTAGTAATGCATCATGCTTAGTGAGAAGAGTTCTAAAACTCAGTCTAATTGAAATACTTTGTTCTGTACTTATAGGGACCTGATCTTCATTTGGAGTAAACTGCAACTTAAGTCTAACCCATCAAAACAAGTATTTGTCGACCAATGCTACCAGCTTTTAAGAATTGCTACAAATGTCAGAGTAATTTTCCCTTTCATGAAAGTCATTAAGGATGAAGtaagttttgtttggtttaccCCACCCCCCATTCTTTTTGTAACTAGTTAAAGTAAAGAGAAATGATGTTTATATTGTGTAATGGCCACTTGGAAAGTTaagggggggcagggaaggacaTAATATTAACTTAAAAATTTTGTCAAGTTCCACAATGTGCTTCAATTTTATGATTGCCCTTGATCTGTTGTGtgtttttaagacttttttttttttactgaattctgagttttttctttctgtctgtaatAAGTTTGAGGAATGCCATGCTCTATAAATAAATGtggaaattaataataaatacatgGTGTAAATGCGAAAGATGCATccgttgggttttttttcagcctgactTCTAAAGGAAATAGGACTTGTGTAATGCCATTGTATCCATCTTTCACCCTTGTTAAGTTTAGAATCCTTTCACCAGTTCTAATCAAATCTGAAGAAGTGCTTAATGTAACATAAAGGGAAAGCTAGACTAAGATAGGAGAAGACAcaattttgcttcagaaaagcgCGCTGTGTTTCATGCTTCAGATATTAGTATTATACTGTCCCATACAAACATCTGCAAAAGATGTTAAGTGCAACGCTTTGCACACAGGAGTGCGAGTTGTTTCCAAACAAATGTTGTTCTTTGATTAACCTGACTGAACAGAGCTCCATCATATTCTGTGCCCTAAACGaattgtaaattattttgtcaCGGGTGCTGCTGTACAGTTCTAAATGCAGTGATTTGCTGCTGTTCAAGATTTTAATCTCAGTATGTATTCTAAATTACTTCTGGTGACATGAATAACTTCTATTTGTATTCACATCTGAATGatcatattttttaataacctaCTACATATGGAGCATTGTATGTATTTGTTAACACACAATTAAATATAGGTAGgtattaattatttctaaacTTCCTGAAACTCTTCTTACTTTAATCTGCTACCTGTTGGGCAGTATGTTTCTGATCGTCCCTCCAAATTACATGTTCACGGCAGGGCCCACAGCCTAAAGTGTGGAATAAGAATTCTGCTCATTGGAAGGATAGTTTGTCAATTCTGAAAAGTCAAGCCTTTTAGAATGCTTGGCCATGGGTTGTTATGTTTTCCTTGatggttatttttcaaaattgagGGCAATATTTTATAGCTTGTATTTTTATGCAATGCAAGTTAAATGAGTTAGAACAGGGACAAAATATAGAGTAACTGTCCAATTATAGTGTGAAACAGCCTAGGCAACGAAGATGCAGACAGAAGATACTGCTAGATCAATATGATTTGCTGCAGTCTTGTTTTATATCCCCAAATAATTAATTGTCTTTAACTATAGAACTGCAGGTGGTAAAAGTTTCTGAAGCTTTGTTGACAGTAGTTGTATAGCTTTCAGTGCAAACCAGATGTTATTTTTGAGCGTTTTTGTATCTGTATTTTATAGTCTTGTttgagctttattttaaaatgtacatgcCCTTAGGTGAAGTTTACTAGCAGGATGCTTTCTGAACTCCTAACTATTTTGCAAGTAGATGAATATAAATACATGGGATGTTGATGTTTGGGTGTTGTTTatacttgttctttttttttttttcctatggctctgatttttttattttattttcaagctgTAGACTTCTGTAAGTCCATAAGGAAAATACCATTATGCCTACTCTATAATTATGTacactgtaatttcttttctgcaggttGGTGAAGATGGTCTTCAGATATGTGTTGAGATATGTGGATGTGCCCTACAGTTGGACCTCCGTGAAGATCCCAACATGAAAAGTCTTATTTATAAAGCAATTGCTCATTTTCTGCCAAATGACTTGGAGATCCTCAGAATTTGTGCTCTTTCAATCTTTTTTCTTGAGCGCACCTTGGAATCTTACTACACTGTTGAACACTTATATAAATGTGCAGATGAAGAATATAATGAGTGCACTAGTTCTGTTCAAAACCGTGTACGTTTTGAATTGCTTCCAATTTTgaaaaaaggtttgttttttgatCCTGAGTTTTGGAATTTCTTGATGATCAAGCAAAATTGTTTAGCATTATTGGGGGATAAAGCCTTCATTGGCTTAAGTGAAAGTACACTGGAAAATTCTACTGCAAATACAGAGAAGATAACAGAGTATAGGGCTCTGAGTGAGGAACGTGTCTGTTTAACAGATGTAAGCAATGGGGAGCTTGACCCTGAAGACCTCTCTGAAGCCCAGTCCAAAGTTAATGCCAAAAAGAACCATGAAGCTCTTGAGGCATCTAAAATGTTAGATCAAACTGTACCAAGGCACCGCTGTGTGATATGCAACAAGGAATTTCTTGGTGGTCACATTGTGAAACATGCACAAGCTCACCAAAAAAAGGGCAGTTTTTCCTGTGTACTTTGCACCAGAAAGTTCAGGCAAAAAGGACTTATGCTGAAGCACTTAAAGAATCATGTCAGGAAGATAGAAAGGCAACATCTTGCTGCAGTCCTTGAGGCTGGTCAGCAGGCTCCTGCTCATAATGAACTAGAATGTTCTGATGTTTCTCTGTCTCTTGAAAATGGGAATTCTGATGGTTCTAAAGATAATGAACCAGAGACTGCAATAGCTCCAAGTGCTGACCAAGTGGTCCAAGTGGAGGAGGAGAATGCAGAACACGTGTTTGATGCGGTGGAAAACCATCTAAGTGACCAGGATGATGCTACTGAAAATAGTAGTGACAGCTGTTTTAATAATGTTCCTGATGCTTTAAGTACAGAAAGCTTGCCTGAAGATGATGAGAGCTCCAGTAAAGAGTCACCTATTCTGCATAAAGTGAATGGAGCTTTTTGCCTTCAAAGAGACATTGATGCTATGGATGAGGAAGGAAGCTTTAAGTGCCCTGCTAATGGTTGTGCTAGagtatttaaaaagataagATTCCTCAATAAACATGCAAGAAAAGCTCATCCAACTGATTTGAAGGTGCAGCAGCATATAATGAAATGGAATAAAGGAAAATGCCGGTTCTGCCAGAGAAAATTTGCCGATTCCCAACATTTTATAGACCACCTGAAGAGACATGTGTATCCAAATGTTTACTTTTGTTTACACTTTAATTGTAATCAGAGATTTAAGCTGTCAACTGAGCTTGCAGAACATACAAAAAGTCATAGTGTTTTTAAAGCTCAATGCAATTTTGCAGAGTGCTGTGAGCTATTTGAGGAGCTCCCTTTGCTGTATGAACATGAGGCTcagcattatttaaataaaacatcagaATGTTCAGAAGATGCAAGTGAAAAAGATTCTTCAGATGATCCTTCCGAACTTTGTAGTTACCAAGATGATGATGAATctattaatgaaaaagaaactgtagATTTACCAATTCCAACTTGGAAGTCAAGGAAGGATTCTACAGAACCAAAGACATATATTCAAAGTgttgagaagaaagcaaataatgTAATTCataatggaaatgaaagttCATCCGAGAGTAGTGCTACAGTTTTAAGTTTGATAGACCAAAAGACACCCGTGTTACAGCCAAATTCTGAAAACTGTAATGTTGTTAGTGACCAACTAGTCAATGGGCACAGTGACCTAGATCAGACATCATCAAAGTCATCAGAAATACCTTTGGACAGAGTGGCAGATGaaacaaggacagaaaatggGTCAGTGTTACCAGTTTTACAGAATTGTCATGATACACCACAAAATAATGCTGCTGCCTCACAATTACCTTCTAAACCAAATCAGACAACAGAGAATACTTCATATGGTGTCATCTTAACAAAACCGTATGTGAGACCATTGCCTCCAAGTTATCTTGATGAACGATACATTAGCATGCCAAAACGTAGAAAAATTTTGACTGATAAAGTAGATGCTCATTCTGAACAAGATAAATTTTGTAGCAAATCAACAGAAAGATTTAGATGTGGCAACTGCTTGACCATCTACTGTAATTCAGAAGCACTTGAGGCTCACCTTGCACAAAAGAAGTGTCAGACGCTCTTTGGATTCGATTCAGATGATGAAAGTAAGTCTTACAGTCTTTCTGGGTTGCTTTGTttgctctgttttagggccagtcttgttcaatatctttatcaatgatctggatgaggggatcgagtgtgccctcagtaagtttgcagacaacaccaaattgggtgggagtgtcgatctgctggagggtaggatggccctgcagagggatctggacaggctgcactaatgggccgaggccaactgctgtatgaggtttaacaaggccaagtgctgggtcctgcccttcggtcacaacaaccccatgcaatgctacaggcttggggaggagtggctggaaagctgcctggccgaaaaggatctgggggtgttggtcgacagccaggtgaacatgatccagcagtgtgcccaggtggccaagaaggccaacagcatcctgacttgtatcaggaatgctgtggccagcaggagcagggaggtgatcgtgtccctgtactcggcgctggtgaggccgcacctggaatactgtgtccagttttgggcccctcaatacaagaaagacattgaggtgctggagcgtgttcagagaagggcaacaaggctggtgaagggtctggagaacaagtgttatgaggagcggctgagggaactggggttgtttagcctggagaagaggaggctgaggggagcctttattgctctctacaactacctgaaaggaggttgtagtgaggtgggtgttggtctcttctcccaagtagttagcgataggacgagaggaaatgggctcaagctgcgccaggggaggtttaggctggaaattaggaaaaatttctttacggaaagggtggtcaagcattggaacaggctgcccagagaggtggtggagtcaccatccctggaagtgttcaaaaaacaggtagatgtggcactttgggatatggtttagtctagtctacccttgattggtttagagtggacttggtagtgtaggttaatggttggactggatgatcttaaaggttttttccaacctagatgattctatgattctatgatttgtttGGAGGTAAATACCAACCAGAAAATGTCCTTGAAAACAGGGAACCTGATGGAATAGATGAGACAGACACAACTTCTCAGCAAGTGTAGTATGCTAGAAGTTAGACAATTAAATCACAATACTGTGCTAAACTGGAAGTTCAAACTGGATGGGCTGTTTAGAATAAGAAAGAGGGGATGAGAATTGGGAGGTAACTCTAATGGAAGAGACTTCTTACAAAACAGAAAGGGGTAATTCAGTCTGTCTTTCCTTGCATGTTTGAAACtaaacatgctgaaaaacatAAAGTGTTCTAGATTAAAGAATGACTTACATTGGTTAATCTTAATTTTGATcccattgcattttcttttacaggtGCCTGATTCAATGTTGTGGGAAAATGTATCAAACGAGGAGTGGTGTAAGAAAACACTACATGAAGAAGCATCAGTTTGTTTCCCAGTTGGCCTTAATCATAAAGCAGTCTCAAattactaaagaaaaacatgaccTTGGTAAAGACAAAGCACATTTTCTAGGCAAAACTCACAGAGGAGTAATAGGAGCATTACAGGTCTTGAGTCCGGAAAGGTTGCTACAAAATCCCCAAAGTACCAGTTATCTGGAAAGCCACATTCATTGCAAATGTGTGATTGAAGCTTAGCGGCACAGTCTTTCTAGCAGGAaggtttaagaaaaataaggcaTACAGTTGagcaagcagagaaagcagaggtgtTAATTGCCTTATGGAAATAAAACCAGCCAATTCTGAAAGCTGCTTTAGTTGGAAAATGTGTGGTTAAAGGATATCCATCCACACAGCTGGAAAGGAATCATTCAAGAAGGTGTTACATTATTATAATACGGATAAGAAATGCGTAGAGGAACcatgcattctttttttcaaagtttgagAATGTGATTCCATTATCTGCTAAAAAAGCACGGAGCTCATTTAATAAACTTATACTCAGAATCCAAAAAGAAGAATGTAGAAAGAAATCTAAGATGGGTGGAATGCTTGAATAGCCAAAAACTTGAAGTACACAGCATGCAAGAAAAAGTGAGTTGATGTGTTATTAAGTGTGAAAGTTATGCACAGTGGAAATCAGATGCATGCAAGAGAAGCCTTTTCAAGGCTATGGTAAGCATGTATGTTAAGAATGTCCTGTAAAACATCTGTTGTAGGTGCAGGAAGACTTAATACAAGCAGTACATGCATAGATTGTGTGGATATTAACAGAAGCAGActgaaacaaatacagaatgGGAGGGTGGTTAAGCTTGCATTACAGGGCAGAGTTAAACTAATTTTATGCAACAGCTGAGGGACCTGTGTATTTGGTATGACTGAAAAGAACTGGAGATGgcttcctgtttaaaaaaaaaagtttaaaaaaaaaaaaaggcagaaaaaagcagagcacatgtcaatttggaaaaaaaattaggaggAGCCTGTTTCACGTATGTGATGTTGCTTAATGGTGGCAGGTCACAACTCGGTATTGTAACTACTTATTTACTGTctagaggaagggagaaaatatgTATCGACTCAACCTTGAGACAC
Encoded here:
- the ZNF654 gene encoding zinc finger protein 654 isoform X1 — protein: MAEDESDQESERLSEELEALVTPGLPAGLPALLNSQYYCRRFCQVVEDYAGRWQVPLPQLQVLQTALCCFTSACVSFPAECEHVQYVLSSLALSFFELLLFFGKDEFYEDPLKDILGSIQECQNLLNRYRNMNLELVTRIIRDGGPWEDPVLQAILKAKPVSQELVNKYLSSENPLFFELRARYLIACERIPEAMALIKSCINHPDISKDLYFHQALFTCLYMSPLEDQLFQEHLLRTDCKSGIEIICNTEKEGKTTLALQLCESFLVPQLQNGDMYCIWDLIFIWSKLQLKSNPSKQVFVDQCYQLLRIATNVRVIFPFMKVIKDEVGEDGLQICVEICGCALQLDLREDPNMKSLIYKAIAHFLPNDLEILRICALSIFFLERTLESYYTVEHLYKCADEEYNECTSSVQNRVRFELLPILKKGLFFDPEFWNFLMIKQNCLALLGDKAFIGLSESTLENSTANTEKITEYRALSEERVCLTDVSNGELDPEDLSEAQSKVNAKKNHEALEASKMLDQTVPRHRCVICNKEFLGGHIVKHAQAHQKKGSFSCVLCTRKFRQKGLMLKHLKNHVRKIERQHLAAVLEAGQQAPAHNELECSDVSLSLENGNSDGSKDNEPETAIAPSADQVVQVEEENAEHVFDAVENHLSDQDDATENSSDSCFNNVPDALSTESLPEDDESSSKESPILHKVNGAFCLQRDIDAMDEEGSFKCPANGCARVFKKIRFLNKHARKAHPTDLKVQQHIMKWNKGKCRFCQRKFADSQHFIDHLKRHVYPNVYFCLHFNCNQRFKLSTELAEHTKSHSVFKAQCNFAECCELFEELPLLYEHEAQHYLNKTSECSEDASEKDSSDDPSELCSYQDDDESINEKETVDLPIPTWKSRKDSTEPKTYIQSVEKKANNVIHNGNESSSESSATVLSLIDQKTPVLQPNSENCNVVSDQLVNGHSDLDQTSSKSSEIPLDRVADETRTENGSVLPVLQNCHDTPQNNAAASQLPSKPNQTTENTSYGVILTKPYVRPLPPSYLDERYISMPKRRKILTDKVDAHSEQDKFCSKSTERFRCGNCLTIYCNSEALEAHLAQKKCQTLFGFDSDDESA
- the ZNF654 gene encoding zinc finger protein 654 isoform X2 — its product is MNLELVTRIIRDGGPWEDPVLQAILKAKPVSQELVNKYLSSENPLFFELRARYLIACERIPEAMALIKSCINHPDISKDLYFHQALFTCLYMSPLEDQLFQEHLLRTDCKSGIEIICNTEKEGKTTLALQLCESFLVPQLQNGDMYCIWDLIFIWSKLQLKSNPSKQVFVDQCYQLLRIATNVRVIFPFMKVIKDEVGEDGLQICVEICGCALQLDLREDPNMKSLIYKAIAHFLPNDLEILRICALSIFFLERTLESYYTVEHLYKCADEEYNECTSSVQNRVRFELLPILKKGLFFDPEFWNFLMIKQNCLALLGDKAFIGLSESTLENSTANTEKITEYRALSEERVCLTDVSNGELDPEDLSEAQSKVNAKKNHEALEASKMLDQTVPRHRCVICNKEFLGGHIVKHAQAHQKKGSFSCVLCTRKFRQKGLMLKHLKNHVRKIERQHLAAVLEAGQQAPAHNELECSDVSLSLENGNSDGSKDNEPETAIAPSADQVVQVEEENAEHVFDAVENHLSDQDDATENSSDSCFNNVPDALSTESLPEDDESSSKESPILHKVNGAFCLQRDIDAMDEEGSFKCPANGCARVFKKIRFLNKHARKAHPTDLKVQQHIMKWNKGKCRFCQRKFADSQHFIDHLKRHVYPNVYFCLHFNCNQRFKLSTELAEHTKSHSVFKAQCNFAECCELFEELPLLYEHEAQHYLNKTSECSEDASEKDSSDDPSELCSYQDDDESINEKETVDLPIPTWKSRKDSTEPKTYIQSVEKKANNVIHNGNESSSESSATVLSLIDQKTPVLQPNSENCNVVSDQLVNGHSDLDQTSSKSSEIPLDRVADETRTENGSVLPVLQNCHDTPQNNAAASQLPSKPNQTTENTSYGVILTKPYVRPLPPSYLDERYISMPKRRKILTDKVDAHSEQDKFCSKSTERFRCGNCLTIYCNSEALEAHLAQKKCQTLFGFDSDDESA